From a region of the Hemibagrus wyckioides isolate EC202008001 linkage group LG14, SWU_Hwy_1.0, whole genome shotgun sequence genome:
- the LOC131364415 gene encoding F-box only protein 7-like, whose amino-acid sequence MKLRVKVNKETNRVDLEEPEPTLTQLSILVKEVILPSVGLSTDAEFSLSLNGKDPLVDTGQTLASCGVVSGDMISVILPHSDSSSSSASPSPHQMHSFSAVQQRTQQSPTGLSTHQSDASSSYESRESACDPETEECDMERGEAEEESVGLFIPEPMLCCEAEEGKIPHSLEMLYQTAQCNSASDCLLLAAHVLLLETGFLPQGCDVRDGEMPSGWRAAGGLYRLQYSHPLCENSLVQVVIVPMGQTLVINATLKTTGAVEFSRKLALKPDAYVTKEWAGGNAGVAYRDLKKLSRVFKDQLAYPLIATAREALGLPALFGLAVLPPELLLRIMRLLDVPSILKLSEVCRRLHSATQDASLWKHFVYRDFRVNFQADSEHRDTDWKELYKKKFQQKKTRSKYRARFYPFQGPPIYPNPPVPFPPLPLPLFPPGIIGGEHDQRPAIPQGILPRPRYDPIGPFPGHEPRIGLPFGRRLLRPGGSRTPDTRRGFI is encoded by the exons ATGAAGTTAAGGGTGAAAGTGAACAAGGAGACGAACCGGGTGGATCTGGAGGAACCAGAACCGACCCTGACCCAACTCAGCATCCTGGTCAAAGAGGTCATCCTGCCTTCGGTTGGACTCAG CACTGATGCAGAGTTCAGTCTGTCTCTGAACGGGAAAGATCCTCTGGTGGACACAGGACAGACTCTTGCCTCGTGTGGTGTGGTGTCAGGGGACATGATCAGTGTAATTCTGCCTCATTCTGactcttcatcttcctctgcATCACCTTCCCCTCACCAGATGCACAGCTTTTCAGCTGTTCAGCAGAGAACACAGCAGAGTCCCACTGGATTAAGTACACACCAG TCAGATGCCAGCAGCAGCTACGAGAGTCGAGAGAGTGCATGTGATCCTGAGACTGAGGAGTGTGATATGGAGAGAGGTGAGGCAGAAGAGGAGTCAGTGGGCCTCTTCATCCCTGAGCCCATGTTGTGCTGTGAAGCTGAGGAAGGGAAAATCCCACACTCTCTAGAGATGCTGTATCAGACTGCACAGTGCAACAGCGCCTCAGACTGCCTGCTGTTAGCGGCACACGTGTTACTGCTGGAAACTGGCTTCCTGCcacag ggTTGTGATGTCAGAGACGGAGAGATGCCCAGTGGCTGGCGTGCAGCAGGGGGTCTCTACAGGCTGCAATACTCTCACCCACTCTGTGAGAACAGCCTGGTACAGGTGGTTATCGTGCCGATGGGCCAAACACTTGTCATAAATG CCACTCTGAAGACGACTGGTGCAGTAGAGTTTTCCCGGAAGCTGGCACTAAAACCGGACGCTTATGTGACTAAGGAGTGGGCAG GTGGAAATGCTGGAGTGGCCTACAGAGATTTGAAGAAACTGTCTCGTGTTTTTAAGGATCAGTTGGCTTACCCACTCATTGCAACAGCTAGAGAAG CACTGGGTCTCCCTGCACTGTTTGGACTGGCTGTGCTGCCCCCCGAGCTGCTGTTAAGGATAATGCGGCTGCTGGATGTTCCCTCGATCCTAAAACTGTCTGAAGTATGCAGACGCCTGCACTCTGCTACCCAAGATGCCTCACTCTGGAAACACTTTGTGTACCGTGACTTCCGAG TGAATTTTCAAGCTGACAGtgagcacagagacacagactggAAAGAG ctttacaaaaagaaatttcaGCAAAAGAAGACTCGGAGCAAATACAGAGCGAGGTTTTACCCTTTCCAAGGTCCCCCAATTTATCCTAATCCCCCAGTGCCTTTCCCTCCTCTACCActtcctctttttcctcctGGCATCATCGGAGGAGAACACGATCAGAGACCTGCTATTCCGCAGGGCATCCTGCCACGCCCACGCTACGACCCTATCGGACCGTTTCCAGGCCACGAACCGCGGATCGGACTTCCCTTTGGACGCCGTTTGCTGAGGCCAGGCGGGAGCCGAACACCAGACACCAGGAGAGGCTTCATCTGA
- the rtcb gene encoding RNA-splicing ligase RtcB homolog, whose translation MSRSYNDELQFLDKIDKTCWRIKKGFVPNMQVEGVFYVNESLEKLMFEELRNACRGGGIGGFLPAMKQIGNVAALPGIVHRSIGLPDVHSGYGFAIGNMAAFDMSDPTAVVSPGGVGFDINCGVRLLRTNLDEGDVQPVKEQLAQALFDHIPVGVGSKGVIPMSAKDLEEALEMGVDWSLREGYAWAEDKEHCEEYGRMLQADPNKVSSKAKKRGLPQLGTLGAGNHYAEIQVVDEIYNDYAAKKMGIDHKGQVCVMIHSGSRGLGHQVATDALVAMEKAMKRDNIVVNDRQLACARISSPEGQDYLKGMAAAGNYAWVNRSSMTFLTRQAFSKVFSTTPDDLDMHVIYDVSHNIAKVEEHMVDGKQKTLLVHRKGSTRAFPPHHPLIAVDYQLTGQPVLIGGTMGTCSYVLTGTEQGMTETFGTTCHGAGRALSRAKSRRNLDFQDVLDKLADMGIAIRVASPKLVMEEAPESYKNVTDVVNTCHDAGISKKAIKLRPIAVIKG comes from the exons ATGAGTCGTTCATACAACGATGAATTGCAGTTTTTGGACAAGATTGACAAGACGTGTTGGCGAATCAAAAAGGGATTCGTCCCAAACATGCAG GTGGAGGGAGTCTTCTACGTCAACGAATCGCTGGAGAAGCTGATGTTCGAGGAGCTGAGAAATGCATGTCGTGGCGGAG GTATTGGTGGATTTCTGCCTGCCATGAAGCAGATCGGCAATGTGGCAGCTCTGCCAGGAAtcgtgcat AGATCTATAGGCCTGCCTGATGTTCACTCCGGATATGGTTTTGCGATTGGAAATATGGCTGCTTTCGACATGAGTGACCCTACAGCAGTCGTCTCCCCAG GTGGTGTCGGATTTGACATTAATTGTGGTGTGCGTCTGCTGAGAACCAACCTGGATGAAGGAGATGTGCAGCCGGTGAAGGAACAGCTGGCTCAGGCTCTATTTGACCACATCCCTGTAGGAGTGGGGTCCAAGGGAGTCATTCCCATGAGCGCCAA AGACTTGGAAGAGGCCCTGGAGATGGGGGTGGACTGGTCTCTGAGGGAGGGCTATGCCTGGGCCGAGGACAAAGAGCACTGCGAAGAGTACGGCAGAATGCTACAGGCTGACCCAAACAAGGTTTCCTCCAAGGCCAAAAAGAGAGGACTGCCACAG CTTGGGACGCTGGGAGCAGGGAATCACTATGCTGAGATCCAGGTGGTGGATGAGATCTACAATGACTATGCAGCCAAAAAGATGGGCATTGACCACAAgggccaggtgtgtgtgatgatccaCAGCGGGAGTCGTGGGCTGGGACATCAGGTGGCCACAG ATGCCTTGGTAGCCATGGAGAAAGCGATGAAGCGTGACAACATTGTCGTAAATGACCGCCAGCTCGCTTGTGCCCGCATCAGTTCTCCTGAAGGTCAGGACTACCTGAAGGGCATGGCAGCTGCAGGCAACTACGCCTGGGTCAACCGCTCCTCCATGACCTTCCTTACACGCCAG GCCTTCTCCAAAGTGTTCAGCACTACACCTGATGATCTGGACATGCATGTGATCTATGACGTGTCCCATAATATTGCTAAAGTAGAGGAGCACATGGTGGACGGTAAACAGAAAACACTGCTGGTGCATCGTAAGGGCTCAACACGGGCTTTTCCTCCTCATCACCCCCTCATTGCCGTAGACTACCAG CTGACCGGTCAGCCTGTGTTGATTGGTGGCACAATGGGAACCTGCAGTTATGTGTTAACAGGCACCGAGCAGGGCATGACTGAAACTTTTGGCACCACCTGCCATGGCGCC GGTCGAGCGCTGTCCCGAGCTAAATCCCGCAGGAATCTAGACTTTCAGGACGTTTTGGATAAACTGGCTGACATGGGCATTGCCATCAGAGTGGCTTCACCAAAACTGGTCATGGAGGAG GCCCCAGAATCCTACAAAAATGTAACAGATGTGGTGAACACGTGCCATGACGCTGGCATTAGCAAGAAGGCCATCAAACTTAGACCCATTGCTGTAATTAAGGGTTAA